One window of Flexivirga oryzae genomic DNA carries:
- a CDS encoding P1 family peptidase, which translates to MYDELPPTGRVRARKLGLAPGTGVPGPTNTIVDVAGVRVGQVTLHEGTRLHTGVTAIVPDAVDNAGGRLPAGLFVGNGHGKLVGATQLVELGEIETPILLTGTLSAFRAADALVSYVLAKPGNEHVESVNPVVGETNDGHLSDIRSRPITEAHVLQALTSASSDPVALGCVGAGSGTAALGFKGGIGSASRRVDLPGHGTVTVGVLAQTNFSGTLTVSGVPVTPDEALGDVVDATAPEGNSCMLVVAADAGLDSRQLTRVATRAVFGMAPVGSDFAHGSGDYAIAFDTAPAGNLPDAGLNPIFSAVQEAVAEAILDSLFLATTTHGVHGHVKHAVPLDFVVEKCRAAGVFER; encoded by the coding sequence ATGTATGACGAGCTGCCGCCGACCGGGCGGGTCCGCGCCCGCAAGCTGGGGCTGGCACCCGGCACTGGTGTACCGGGGCCGACGAACACCATCGTGGACGTCGCCGGAGTCCGGGTCGGCCAGGTCACGCTCCACGAAGGGACCCGGCTGCACACGGGTGTGACGGCGATCGTCCCGGACGCCGTGGACAACGCCGGCGGGCGCCTGCCGGCCGGGCTGTTCGTCGGCAACGGCCACGGGAAGCTCGTCGGTGCAACGCAATTGGTGGAGTTGGGCGAGATCGAGACACCGATCCTGCTGACCGGCACCCTGTCGGCGTTCCGCGCCGCGGACGCGCTCGTGTCGTATGTGCTCGCCAAGCCGGGCAACGAGCACGTCGAATCGGTCAATCCGGTGGTCGGAGAGACGAACGACGGTCACCTGTCCGACATACGCAGCCGGCCGATCACCGAGGCGCACGTGCTGCAGGCGCTCACGTCGGCATCGTCGGACCCTGTCGCGCTGGGTTGTGTGGGCGCCGGCAGCGGCACTGCCGCGCTCGGTTTCAAGGGCGGCATCGGCAGCGCGTCGCGGCGGGTCGATCTGCCGGGGCACGGCACGGTCACCGTGGGCGTCCTTGCACAGACGAACTTCTCCGGCACTCTCACGGTGTCCGGGGTGCCGGTCACCCCCGACGAGGCATTGGGCGACGTAGTGGATGCGACTGCACCCGAAGGGAATTCGTGCATGCTGGTCGTCGCCGCCGACGCCGGGCTCGACTCCCGCCAGCTCACCCGCGTCGCGACCCGGGCCGTCTTCGGTATGGCGCCGGTCGGATCCGACTTCGCACACGGCAGCGGCGACTACGCGATCGCCTTCGACACCGCTCCCGCCGGAAACCTGCCCGATGCCGGACTCAACCCGATCTTCTCCGCCGTCCAGGAGGCGGTGGCCGAAGCGATCCTCGACTCGCTCTTCCTGGCCACGACCACCCACGGCGTGCACGGGCACGTCAAGCATGCGGTGCCGCTGGACTTCGTCGTCGAGAAGTGCCGAGCGGCCGGCGTTTTCGAGCGATGA
- a CDS encoding LLM class flavin-dependent oxidoreductase, which translates to MRFSLFVHMERWDESVSHRELFENLVELSLLAEAGGFSTIWIGEHHAMEFTVSPSPMPTLSYLAARTEKIHLGAGTIIAPFWNPVRAAGEAALVDVISNGRLELGIARGAYQFEFDRLAGGMSATEGGASMREIIPAIRELWKGDYAHDGEVWKFPTSTSVPKPVNSAPPIWVAARSPESHEYAVEQGCNVMVTPLMKDDGEVQDLVDKRDAAVAKHPGAATPELMVLRHTFVHPESEPDGWRVGAEAVSRYYRTFGAWASNKTTPTDGFLEPSPLESVADKPEFAVESLHKSAMIGTPAEVVERIKGYADMGVDEFSYWIDNGMTHEQKKRSLQLFIDEVVPSFVS; encoded by the coding sequence ATGCGCTTTTCACTCTTCGTCCACATGGAGCGTTGGGACGAGTCCGTCTCGCACCGCGAGCTGTTCGAGAACCTCGTGGAGCTGTCGCTGCTCGCCGAAGCGGGCGGCTTCTCGACGATCTGGATCGGCGAGCACCACGCGATGGAGTTCACCGTCTCACCCAGTCCCATGCCGACACTGTCCTATCTCGCGGCACGCACCGAGAAGATCCACCTCGGTGCCGGCACGATCATCGCCCCCTTCTGGAACCCGGTCCGTGCGGCCGGTGAGGCGGCACTTGTCGACGTCATCAGCAACGGCCGGCTGGAGCTCGGAATCGCGCGCGGCGCTTACCAGTTCGAGTTCGACCGGCTCGCAGGCGGTATGTCAGCCACCGAAGGTGGAGCATCGATGCGGGAGATCATCCCGGCGATCCGTGAGCTGTGGAAGGGCGACTACGCACACGACGGAGAGGTCTGGAAGTTCCCGACCTCGACGAGCGTTCCGAAACCGGTCAACTCCGCCCCGCCGATCTGGGTCGCCGCCCGCTCGCCGGAGTCGCACGAGTATGCCGTCGAGCAGGGTTGCAACGTCATGGTCACGCCACTGATGAAGGACGACGGCGAGGTGCAGGATCTGGTGGACAAGCGCGACGCAGCGGTCGCCAAGCACCCGGGAGCCGCAACGCCCGAATTGATGGTGTTGCGACACACTTTCGTGCATCCGGAGTCGGAACCCGACGGGTGGCGTGTCGGCGCCGAGGCGGTCAGCCGCTACTACCGGACGTTCGGTGCGTGGGCGAGCAACAAGACGACACCGACCGACGGGTTCCTGGAACCGTCACCGCTGGAGAGCGTTGCGGACAAGCCGGAGTTCGCCGTCGAGTCGCTGCACAAGTCGGCGATGATCGGGACGCCCGCGGAGGTCGTGGAGCGCATCAAGGGGTATGCCGACATGGGTGTCGACGAGTTCAGCTACTGGATCGACAACGGCATGACCCACGAGCAGAAGAAGCGTTCGCTGCAGCTGTTCATCGACGAGGTCGTTCCCAGCTTCGTGAGTTGA
- a CDS encoding GNAT family N-acetyltransferase, with protein sequence MARAQWHVRPVTDPPAAIDAAAALVEANPVAYSVFSTVAASLVSEPTRFTDPHWWVVEDAAEQPVLVAMQTPPHPLHLPQHVPGAAAALADHLLAGRTRVTGVSGPKDAVDEFVDHYLPGSGVEVRGREGIGVYDLPVRAHLPWPVEGELRIAGSTDVALVASWVSAFMLETGDQLNDPEATARRQIGIGKVSLWVVEDRPVAMCWASDAFGGVVRVSGVYTPRAERGHGYASAVVAAASRREQDAGHLCMLYTQLANPTSNKIYRALGYRYLGDDLRLTFVTR encoded by the coding sequence ATGGCGAGAGCGCAGTGGCACGTCCGTCCGGTGACCGACCCGCCGGCCGCGATCGACGCTGCTGCCGCCCTCGTTGAGGCCAACCCCGTTGCCTACTCGGTGTTCTCGACGGTTGCGGCGTCGCTGGTGAGCGAGCCGACCCGGTTCACCGACCCGCACTGGTGGGTCGTCGAGGACGCAGCCGAGCAGCCCGTGCTCGTGGCCATGCAGACGCCGCCGCACCCGCTCCACCTGCCGCAACACGTGCCGGGCGCCGCGGCCGCGCTTGCCGACCACCTGCTGGCCGGCCGCACGCGGGTGACCGGAGTCAGTGGCCCGAAGGACGCGGTCGACGAGTTCGTCGACCACTACCTGCCGGGATCCGGCGTGGAGGTGCGCGGACGGGAGGGCATCGGTGTCTACGACCTGCCGGTCCGCGCACACCTGCCGTGGCCCGTCGAGGGCGAGCTGCGCATCGCGGGCAGCACGGACGTGGCGCTGGTGGCGTCGTGGGTCAGCGCGTTCATGCTCGAGACCGGCGACCAGCTCAACGATCCGGAGGCGACCGCGCGCCGGCAGATCGGCATCGGCAAGGTCAGTCTCTGGGTCGTCGAGGACCGTCCGGTCGCGATGTGCTGGGCGAGTGACGCGTTCGGCGGAGTGGTCCGGGTGTCCGGCGTCTACACGCCACGGGCGGAACGCGGACACGGTTATGCCAGTGCGGTCGTGGCAGCCGCCAGCCGGCGAGAGCAGGACGCCGGACACCTGTGCATGCTCTACACCCAGCTGGCCAACCCGACGTCCAACAAGATCTACCGCGCACTCGGCTACCGCTATCTCGGCGACGACCTCCGCCTGACCTTCGTGACGCGCTGA
- a CDS encoding GntR family transcriptional regulator has translation MQRNTSDHDATAAEGDLLTRMRELVLGGSYEPGMALSEVRLAEHFDVSRTPIREALKQLQVEGLVEIRPKVGTFVRQVSRREIVELFELKEVLEGMAARLLAQRGRTEELLVLEANVTSSEDAAARRDSETYAGLVKEFHETLVHGADNQKLTQHYRTLMNQLAYHRFVRSTVEHPGRLRQSVAEHRAVLELIQQKDGIGAEIAMRRHVGSAAYEVLSDPPPSH, from the coding sequence ATGCAGCGAAACACTTCTGACCACGATGCCACGGCCGCCGAGGGCGACCTGCTCACCCGTATGCGCGAACTCGTGCTCGGCGGCTCGTACGAACCAGGGATGGCGTTGTCCGAGGTGCGCCTCGCCGAGCACTTCGATGTGAGCCGGACTCCGATCCGCGAGGCGTTGAAGCAGCTGCAGGTCGAGGGCCTGGTCGAGATCCGGCCCAAGGTCGGCACCTTCGTGCGGCAGGTCTCGCGGCGGGAGATCGTCGAGCTGTTCGAGTTGAAGGAAGTGCTCGAGGGTATGGCGGCCCGCTTGCTCGCGCAGCGGGGCCGGACCGAGGAGTTGCTCGTTCTGGAGGCCAACGTGACCTCCTCGGAGGATGCAGCGGCGCGCCGCGACTCCGAGACCTACGCGGGACTGGTCAAGGAGTTCCACGAGACGCTGGTCCACGGTGCCGACAACCAGAAGCTCACCCAGCACTACCGCACCCTGATGAATCAGCTCGCCTACCACCGGTTCGTCCGCAGCACCGTCGAGCACCCGGGCCGGCTCCGGCAGTCGGTGGCAGAACACCGCGCGGTCCTGGAGCTCATCCAGCAGAAGGACGGCATCGGCGCGGAGATCGCGATGCGCCGGCACGTCGGGTCCGCGGCATACGAGGTGCTGTCCGATCCACCCCCATCACATTGA
- the uppS gene encoding polyprenyl diphosphate synthase, translating to MTTTASAGGTLPAHIGVIMDGNRRWARAAGMARVSAGHRAGADHLADLLRWLTVRGIHHASVYVLSADNIRKRDADEVAHLFRLVEELVPAWLGRSDEWQLHIAGDLGLLPASCAAALTQAVRATEGRRSHLTLAIGYDPKQSLVDAVRTLLADGEEPEGDALVQAIDARLPGGPIKDIDLVIRTSGERRISGFFPWQSQHAEIVFSDKMWPAFTESDLDAALAEYARRRAVH from the coding sequence ATGACGACCACGGCATCGGCCGGCGGGACCCTGCCCGCGCACATCGGGGTGATCATGGACGGCAACCGTCGCTGGGCGAGGGCCGCGGGTATGGCGCGGGTCAGCGCCGGGCACCGCGCCGGCGCTGACCATCTCGCGGATCTGCTGCGGTGGTTGACGGTTCGAGGAATACATCATGCGAGCGTGTATGTGCTCTCGGCGGACAACATTCGGAAGCGGGACGCCGACGAGGTCGCCCACCTGTTCCGGCTGGTCGAGGAGTTGGTGCCCGCGTGGCTGGGGCGGTCCGACGAGTGGCAACTGCACATCGCCGGTGATCTGGGTCTGCTGCCCGCCTCCTGCGCGGCGGCCCTGACCCAGGCCGTCCGGGCGACCGAGGGTCGGCGCAGCCATCTCACACTCGCCATCGGCTACGACCCGAAACAGAGCCTGGTCGACGCCGTGCGCACACTGCTGGCCGACGGTGAGGAGCCCGAGGGGGATGCTCTCGTGCAGGCGATCGACGCGCGCCTGCCCGGTGGGCCGATCAAGGACATCGACCTGGTGATCCGCACCAGCGGGGAGCGCCGGATCTCCGGCTTCTTCCCCTGGCAGAGCCAGCACGCCGAGATCGTCTTCAGCGACAAGATGTGGCCGGCGTTCACCGAGTCGGACCTGGATGCGGCCTTGGCCGAATACGCGCGCCGCCGCGCCGTCCACTGA